The following proteins are encoded in a genomic region of Desulfurispora thermophila DSM 16022:
- a CDS encoding APC family permease has protein sequence MRLKKVLTLRTVVATSAGLTLATSSFVAAVQVAGFLAGDAAWLAILIGGLLCLTAGACFAELHSLFPSAAGIRLYFGRAFGDRLALTVSLLYMLIIMGVVGAESYVLASILNAAWPVIPPVVWITVMLVTVTFLNIRGVRVAGNFQDVITYGLMLATVALALIGLGKVDFQLNAPLHTGGAISLINAVAVGVFLFVGFEWVTPLAEEVKDQRTVARGMLIAVGLLSVVYALITVAMTANLPKDSLVSSPYPQLIFARHVLGPYGVAVIVLISLASSITTFNAGLISVSRFFYAAAREHVLPSVFSRISMRFLTPWAAIIMVFVVGLVISYLVLFSGRYLWLVNMAAATEALVYALAGLAVLILRRHLPGTRGFNAGNFLLPATTTLAFAILAAAVLFTYPTVAIGMGVGLIMTSIYVRTVVPWLKQKHRLRQQARKKRRPASLGVSEAVSAVSQVAGKKQQ, from the coding sequence GTGCGCCTGAAAAAAGTTCTCACTTTGCGCACCGTGGTGGCAACCAGCGCCGGTCTTACTCTTGCTACTTCCTCATTTGTAGCGGCAGTTCAGGTGGCCGGTTTCTTAGCGGGAGATGCAGCGTGGCTGGCTATTCTGATAGGTGGTTTGTTGTGTCTGACAGCAGGGGCATGTTTTGCTGAACTGCACAGTCTTTTCCCTTCAGCGGCTGGCATTCGACTATATTTTGGACGTGCTTTTGGGGACAGATTGGCTCTGACTGTTTCACTGCTGTATATGCTAATAATAATGGGTGTGGTCGGCGCAGAGAGTTATGTGCTGGCCTCTATCCTAAATGCAGCCTGGCCTGTTATCCCACCGGTTGTCTGGATTACCGTTATGCTGGTGACTGTAACCTTTCTTAATATTCGCGGAGTAAGAGTGGCGGGCAATTTTCAGGACGTGATCACTTATGGTTTGATGCTGGCTACTGTTGCGCTGGCCCTGATCGGTCTGGGTAAAGTGGACTTTCAATTAAATGCACCGTTACACACAGGCGGAGCGATAAGCTTGATAAATGCTGTGGCAGTGGGTGTATTTTTGTTTGTGGGATTTGAATGGGTGACACCTTTGGCGGAAGAAGTCAAGGACCAACGTACTGTGGCCCGCGGTATGTTGATTGCAGTTGGCCTTTTGAGTGTGGTTTACGCCCTGATTACCGTAGCTATGACGGCAAACTTGCCCAAAGATTCTCTGGTATCATCTCCTTATCCACAATTGATATTTGCCCGGCACGTTTTAGGTCCATATGGGGTAGCCGTCATTGTGCTCATCAGTCTGGCTTCCTCAATTACTACTTTTAATGCAGGACTGATTAGTGTTTCGCGATTTTTCTATGCGGCAGCCCGGGAGCATGTCCTACCCAGTGTGTTCAGCCGGATCAGCATGCGCTTTCTCACGCCGTGGGCAGCAATTATCATGGTTTTTGTAGTTGGTCTGGTAATATCTTACCTGGTTCTTTTCAGTGGCCGTTATCTATGGCTGGTAAACATGGCAGCAGCTACCGAGGCTTTGGTTTATGCTTTGGCTGGATTGGCCGTATTGATCCTACGCCGCCATCTGCCTGGTACGCGCGGGTTCAACGCTGGAAACTTCCTGCTGCCTGCAACTACCACCCTGGCTTTTGCCATTCTTGCCGCTGCGGTGTTGTTCACTTATCCGACAGTGGCCATAGGAATGGGGGTGGGGTTAATAATGACATCTATTTATGTGCGCACTGTTGTTCCCTGGCTAAAGCAAAAACACAGGTTGAGGCAACAGGCCAGAAAAAAACGGCGGCCGGCCTCTTTGGGTGTATCGGAAGCGGTTTCTGCTGTTTCTCAAGTTGCCGGCAAAAAGCAACAGTGA